TATTAAAGAGGGAACAAAACCTGTTAAGGAAAATGGAACTCTTACTGTAAAAGGGAACGTAGTTGAACTACAGAGCAAATTCATAATAGCTCTCGCAGATTATGGGATCACCTTTGTAAAGGGCAAACCCTCAACGAACATTGCTAAAACTGTCGAAATTACAGTGTTCGCAGAGTATAAACCTGAATAATCTGGTCCTGCATCTTTACTTTAAGATTTGTTCAGGTAAGGAGATGATAAAGGCAGTTGAAATGAATCCTCACGTTCCAGTTATATCAATATCAGGGTTACGACGTGGAGGTTCTTTCTTTAATAAATAAAATTAGTTACAGATGAAACTATTAACTATCAAAATATTACTTTTGATCTTCACAACCACAATTTCATATGGATCTATGTTTTCAGGGAATTCAGAAAAAAATAATGTATATGATTTATTTAAAATTGGCCGTAGTCGTGATACCAATGAGATAATATATTCGATCAAGTTTGATCAGACAGGTCAACCTGATAAAACCGATCCGATTGAGATTCACTGGATAAAAAGGACAAATAATAACAAGGTTGAACCTTTAACCTGGATACAAAAGAAATATGCCTATGGTGTAAAAATCCTTTATGACCTCAAAAAGGAAGATGAAATATACTTTCAGTTTGTTTCATACGATAAACGCACATTTATCCTTAAGAAGAATGTGGAAAATTGCTATAAGGTGTTTACTCTCTCAGGTGAAAAAGAGGTTGAAGTCTCAAGGATATTTATACAGATAGATGGCGGAAGTTTCTGGTTGCCAACCATTTCAAGAGTGGAGCTTCACAGCAAAGAACCTGGTTCA
The nucleotide sequence above comes from Bacteroidales bacterium. Encoded proteins:
- a CDS encoding DUF4833 domain-containing protein codes for the protein MKLLTIKILLLIFTTTISYGSMFSGNSEKNNVYDLFKIGRSRDTNEIIYSIKFDQTGQPDKTDPIEIHWIKRTNNNKVEPLTWIQKKYAYGVKILYDLKKEDEIYFQFVSYDKRTFILKKNVENCYKVFTLSGEKEVEVSRIFIQIDGGSFWLPTISRVELHSKEPGSGKLAMETINP